Proteins found in one Streptomyces sp. CB09001 genomic segment:
- a CDS encoding GH1 family beta-glucosidase yields the protein MTIDFAALPDDFLWGTATSAYQIEGAVAEDGRSPSIWDTFSHTPGKIDNNDHGDVACDHYHRTHEDIELMRRLGTNAYRLSVAWPRVLPGGDGPVNAKGLAFYDRLVDDLLAAGITPSVTLYHWDLPQVLQDRGGWPERATAEHFAAYAAVVAERLGDRVGHWATLNEPLCSAWIGHLEGKMAPGWTDLTAAVRASYHLLLGHGLAMQAIRAAAPGAQVGIVNNLSTIHAATDRDEDLAAARRMDGHTNRWWLDPIHGRGFPEDMREVYGVELPEQPGDMRLIGAELDWLGLNYYFPQTVAADPTGPAPQVRTVRRAGVPRTGMDWEIDAGGIEDLLLRLTEEYGPRKLYVTENGSSFPDLVRPDGTVDDPERQEYLTAHLAACASAARRGAPLAGYFAWSLLDNFEWAYGYDKRFGLVHVDYATQARTIKGSGHHYADIIGRARGRERNAA from the coding sequence GTGACCATCGACTTCGCCGCACTCCCGGACGACTTCCTGTGGGGCACGGCCACATCGGCGTACCAGATCGAGGGAGCCGTGGCGGAGGACGGACGTTCGCCGTCGATCTGGGACACCTTCTCGCACACCCCCGGGAAGATCGACAACAACGACCACGGCGACGTCGCCTGCGACCACTACCACCGCACCCACGAGGACATCGAGCTGATGCGGCGGCTGGGCACCAACGCCTACCGCCTCTCCGTCGCCTGGCCGCGCGTCCTGCCCGGCGGCGACGGCCCGGTCAACGCGAAGGGCCTGGCCTTCTACGACCGGCTCGTCGACGACCTGCTGGCGGCCGGCATCACCCCGTCCGTCACCCTCTACCACTGGGACCTGCCCCAGGTGCTCCAGGACCGGGGAGGCTGGCCGGAGCGGGCGACCGCCGAACACTTCGCCGCGTACGCCGCCGTCGTCGCCGAACGCCTCGGGGACCGCGTCGGCCACTGGGCCACCCTCAACGAGCCGCTGTGCTCGGCCTGGATCGGCCACCTGGAGGGCAAGATGGCCCCCGGCTGGACCGACCTGACGGCGGCCGTCCGCGCCTCCTACCACCTGCTCCTCGGCCACGGCCTGGCGATGCAGGCCATCCGTGCGGCGGCCCCCGGCGCCCAGGTGGGCATCGTCAACAACCTCTCCACCATCCACGCCGCCACCGACCGGGACGAGGATCTGGCGGCCGCCCGGCGCATGGACGGCCACACCAACCGCTGGTGGCTGGACCCGATCCACGGCCGAGGCTTCCCGGAGGACATGCGCGAGGTCTACGGCGTCGAACTCCCCGAGCAGCCCGGTGACATGAGGCTCATCGGCGCCGAACTGGACTGGCTGGGCCTGAACTACTACTTCCCCCAGACCGTCGCCGCCGACCCCACCGGACCCGCCCCGCAGGTGCGCACCGTCCGCCGCGCCGGCGTCCCGCGCACCGGCATGGACTGGGAGATCGACGCCGGCGGCATCGAGGACCTGCTGCTGCGCCTGACCGAGGAGTACGGACCGCGCAAGCTGTACGTCACCGAGAACGGCTCCTCCTTCCCCGACCTGGTCCGCCCCGACGGCACCGTCGACGACCCCGAGCGCCAGGAGTACCTGACCGCCCACCTCGCCGCCTGCGCCTCCGCCGCCCGCAGGGGAGCCCCGCTGGCCGGCTACTTCGCGTGGTCGCTGCTGGACAACTTCGAGTGGGCGTACGGCTACGACAAGCGCTTCGGCCTGGTCCACGTCGACTACGCGACCCAGGCCCGCACCATCAAGGGCAGCGGACACCACTACGCGGACATCATCGGCCGGGCGCGGGGGAGGGAGCGCAACGCCGCCTGA
- a CDS encoding sugar ABC transporter substrate-binding protein has translation MRSIRAAAVGAVTMSLALAATACGGGSSSGGGSNDSPKELTYWASNQGASVEVDKKVLQPELDKFEKETGIKVKLEVVPWSDLLNRILTATTSGQGPDVLNIGNTWSASLQATGALMPWDAKNFEKIGGKDRFVDSALGSTGVEGQDPAAVPLYSMAYALYYNKQMFADAGITKPPATWDDLVATGKKISKDGKWGLGAEGSNLSNNIHQVFVLAKQHGADFFTADGKPDFTSDGAVAAVKQYVDLMAEDKVVAPGNAEYAQNQSLSDFAKGKTAMVLWQTASATFKTMGMKDDEWGVAPAPVPSGAPGADRATNSMVAGINMAVFKNSDNIDGATEFVKFMTGDAEQKLLNKAYGSIPPVKAAQSDPAFNTQATAVLRETLATSAAALPQVPDESQFETAVGTAVKELFADAANGREVTTESVKEKLAKAQQQMPNK, from the coding sequence ATGCGCAGCATCCGAGCCGCGGCCGTAGGCGCCGTCACCATGTCTCTCGCACTCGCCGCCACGGCCTGCGGAGGGGGCTCCTCCTCGGGCGGCGGATCCAACGACTCGCCGAAGGAACTCACCTACTGGGCGTCCAACCAGGGCGCCAGCGTCGAGGTCGACAAGAAGGTCCTCCAGCCCGAACTCGACAAGTTCGAGAAGGAGACCGGCATCAAGGTGAAGCTGGAGGTCGTGCCCTGGTCCGACCTGCTGAACCGGATCCTCACCGCCACCACCTCGGGACAGGGCCCCGACGTCCTGAACATTGGCAACACCTGGAGCGCCTCCCTCCAAGCGACCGGCGCCCTGATGCCCTGGGACGCGAAGAACTTCGAGAAGATCGGCGGCAAGGACCGCTTCGTCGACTCGGCGCTCGGCTCGACCGGCGTCGAGGGCCAGGACCCCGCCGCGGTCCCGCTGTACTCGATGGCGTACGCGCTCTACTACAACAAGCAGATGTTCGCCGACGCCGGCATCACCAAGCCCCCGGCCACCTGGGACGACCTGGTCGCAACCGGCAAGAAGATCTCCAAGGACGGCAAGTGGGGCCTGGGCGCCGAGGGTTCCAACCTGTCCAACAACATCCACCAGGTCTTCGTCCTCGCCAAGCAGCACGGCGCCGACTTCTTCACCGCCGACGGCAAGCCCGACTTCACCTCCGACGGCGCCGTCGCCGCCGTCAAGCAGTACGTCGACCTGATGGCCGAGGACAAGGTCGTCGCACCCGGCAACGCCGAATACGCGCAGAACCAGTCCCTGAGCGACTTCGCCAAGGGCAAGACCGCGATGGTGCTGTGGCAGACCGCCTCCGCCACCTTCAAGACCATGGGTATGAAGGACGACGAGTGGGGCGTCGCCCCCGCGCCCGTCCCGTCCGGCGCCCCCGGCGCCGACCGGGCCACCAACTCCATGGTCGCCGGCATCAACATGGCCGTCTTCAAGAACAGCGACAACATCGACGGCGCCACCGAGTTCGTGAAGTTCATGACCGGCGACGCCGAGCAGAAGCTCCTCAACAAGGCCTACGGCTCCATCCCGCCGGTCAAGGCCGCCCAGTCCGACCCGGCGTTCAACACCCAGGCCACCGCCGTGCTCCGCGAGACCCTCGCCACCAGTGCCGCGGCCCTGCCCCAGGTGCCCGACGAGTCGCAGTTCGAGACCGCGGTCGGCACCGCCGTCAAGGAACTCTTCGCCGACGCCGCCAACGGACGCGAGGTGACCACCGAGTCCGTCAAGGAGAAGCTCGCCAAGGCCCAGCAGCAGATGCCCAACAAGTGA
- a CDS encoding LacI family DNA-binding transcriptional regulator: MSRQAPTLEDVAREAGVSRATVSRVVNGVRNVDPAIQDLVRRAIERTGYAPNQAARQLVTRRTTTVALVVSGAGDASDTEQNAFATRVFADPFFGRVVGGVVGHLRPRRMHPVLMFAETPEARQEVVAYLRQGGADGALVVSTHPDDPLPALLAGAGLPAVLFARPGRPVPLSYVDLAHRDGGRLAAEHLMERGCRRVATVAGPLAVAASQERLAGFRDTLARHGHPYVPVAEGGFTVDSGMAAMTSLLAEHPDTDGVFTANDLMAQGAVQVLRDHGRRVPQDVAVVGFDDSSVAVTCRPRLTTVRQPVEEMAATMARLLDDHIKGVRGEPTSVIFDPELVVRDSA, translated from the coding sequence ATGAGCAGACAGGCCCCAACCCTGGAGGACGTGGCCCGGGAGGCCGGCGTCTCCCGGGCCACCGTCTCGCGGGTGGTCAACGGCGTCCGCAACGTGGACCCGGCCATCCAGGACCTGGTCCGCCGGGCCATCGAACGGACCGGGTACGCGCCCAACCAGGCCGCCAGGCAGCTCGTCACCCGGCGCACGACGACCGTAGCCCTGGTCGTCTCGGGCGCGGGCGACGCCTCGGACACGGAGCAGAACGCGTTCGCCACGCGGGTGTTCGCCGATCCGTTCTTCGGTCGCGTCGTCGGCGGCGTGGTCGGGCATCTGAGGCCGCGCAGGATGCACCCGGTGCTGATGTTCGCCGAGACGCCCGAGGCCAGGCAGGAGGTCGTGGCCTACCTCCGGCAGGGCGGCGCGGACGGTGCGCTGGTGGTGTCCACGCACCCCGACGACCCGCTGCCCGCGCTGCTCGCCGGCGCCGGACTGCCGGCCGTGCTGTTCGCCCGTCCGGGCCGCCCGGTGCCGCTCAGCTACGTCGACCTGGCCCACCGCGACGGCGGCCGGCTCGCGGCCGAGCACCTGATGGAGCGGGGGTGCCGCCGGGTGGCCACCGTCGCGGGCCCGCTGGCGGTCGCGGCCAGCCAGGAGCGCCTGGCCGGCTTCCGCGACACCCTGGCCCGGCACGGGCACCCCTACGTGCCGGTGGCCGAGGGCGGCTTCACCGTGGACAGCGGCATGGCCGCGATGACGTCACTGCTCGCCGAACACCCCGACACCGACGGCGTGTTCACCGCCAACGACCTGATGGCCCAGGGCGCCGTCCAGGTGCTGCGCGACCACGGACGCCGGGTGCCGCAGGACGTCGCGGTCGTCGGTTTCGACGACTCCAGCGTGGCCGTCACCTGCCGGCCCCGGCTGACCACCGTACGGCAGCCGGTGGAGGAGATGGCGGCCACGATGGCACGCCTCCTCGACGACCACATCAAGGGCGTGCGCGGCGAGCCCACGTCGGTGATCTTCGACCCGGAGCTGGTGGTACGGGACTCGGCGTAG
- a CDS encoding carbohydrate ABC transporter permease, giving the protein MAAPRSFTWTRRVFLTLLTGFVLLPVYVMVSSSLKPLEDVSSQFHWVPSNLTVRPYIDIWSTVPLAKYFVNSLIVAGAATVCSVVIAVFAAYAVSRYEFRGKRVFSVTVLSTQMFPGILFLLPLFLIYVNIGNATGIALFGSRGGLILTYLTFSLPFSIWMLIGYFDSVPRDLDEAALVDGCGPLRALFKVVVPAAIPGIVAVAVYAFMTAWGEVLFASVMTNDATRTLAVGLQGYSTQNDVYWNQIMAASLVVSVPVVAGFLLLQRYLVAGLTAGAVK; this is encoded by the coding sequence ATGGCGGCGCCGCGCTCCTTCACCTGGACCCGCCGCGTCTTCCTCACCCTGCTCACCGGCTTCGTCCTGCTGCCGGTGTACGTCATGGTGTCCAGTTCGCTGAAGCCGCTCGAGGACGTCTCCAGCCAGTTCCACTGGGTGCCGAGCAACCTCACCGTCCGCCCGTACATCGACATCTGGTCGACGGTCCCGCTGGCGAAGTACTTCGTGAACTCGCTGATCGTGGCGGGCGCGGCGACCGTCTGCTCCGTCGTGATCGCGGTCTTCGCCGCCTACGCCGTCAGCCGCTACGAGTTCCGCGGCAAGCGCGTCTTCTCGGTGACCGTCCTGTCCACGCAGATGTTCCCGGGCATCCTCTTCCTGCTGCCCCTGTTCCTGATCTACGTCAACATCGGCAACGCCACCGGCATCGCTCTGTTCGGCTCCCGCGGCGGCCTCATCCTCACCTATCTGACCTTCTCCCTGCCCTTCTCCATCTGGATGCTGATCGGGTACTTCGACTCGGTCCCCCGCGACCTGGACGAGGCGGCCCTCGTGGACGGCTGCGGGCCGCTGCGCGCCCTGTTCAAGGTCGTCGTGCCCGCCGCGATCCCCGGCATCGTCGCGGTCGCCGTCTACGCCTTCATGACCGCCTGGGGCGAAGTCCTGTTCGCCTCGGTGATGACCAACGACGCTACCCGCACCCTCGCGGTCGGACTCCAGGGCTACTCCACGCAGAACGACGTGTACTGGAACCAGATCATGGCCGCCTCGCTGGTCGTGAGCGTCCCCGTGGTCGCGGGCTTCCTGCTGCTCCAGCGCTATCTCGTGGCGGGCCTGACGGCCGGAGCCGTCAAGTGA
- a CDS encoding sugar ABC transporter permease, whose protein sequence is MTTTTASAQPGERTVGKSSPGTVRGPRRRPGRIRRIGLPYLLLLPALLLELLVHLVPMVIGIVMSFKELTQFYIRDWTTAPWTGLDNFTMSVDFDAPVGEALLHSFLVTCAFTILSVGLCWLIGTAAAICMQDAFRGRGLLRAIFLVPYALPVYAAVITWAFMFQHDNGLVNHVLHDQLGLTDKPSFWLIGDNSFVALLVVSVWKGWPFAFLIVMAGLQNIPKELYEAAALDGAGVWQQIRRITLPSLRPVNQVLVLVLFLWTFNDFNTPFVLFGKAAPEAADLISIHIYQSSFVTWNFGAGSAMSVLLLLFLLLVTGVYLFVTSRATRTPRAPRKPQERKTADV, encoded by the coding sequence ATGACCACCACGACCGCCTCGGCGCAGCCGGGTGAGCGGACGGTCGGCAAGAGCTCCCCCGGGACGGTGCGCGGACCCCGCCGCCGCCCCGGGCGGATCCGCCGCATCGGCCTGCCCTACCTGCTGCTCCTGCCGGCCCTGCTCCTCGAACTCCTCGTCCACCTGGTGCCGATGGTCATCGGCATCGTGATGAGCTTCAAGGAACTCACCCAGTTCTACATCCGCGACTGGACCACCGCCCCGTGGACCGGGCTCGACAACTTCACCATGTCGGTGGACTTCGACGCCCCGGTCGGCGAGGCGCTGCTCCACTCCTTCCTCGTCACCTGCGCCTTCACGATCCTCTCCGTCGGCCTGTGCTGGCTGATCGGCACCGCCGCCGCGATCTGCATGCAGGACGCCTTCCGCGGCCGGGGCCTGCTCCGCGCGATCTTCCTGGTGCCGTACGCCCTGCCGGTCTACGCGGCCGTCATCACCTGGGCGTTCATGTTCCAGCACGACAACGGCCTGGTGAACCACGTCCTGCACGACCAGCTCGGCCTCACCGACAAGCCCTCCTTCTGGCTGATCGGCGACAACAGCTTCGTCGCGCTGCTCGTCGTGTCCGTCTGGAAGGGCTGGCCGTTCGCCTTCCTCATCGTCATGGCCGGCCTGCAGAACATCCCCAAGGAGCTGTACGAGGCCGCCGCCCTGGACGGCGCCGGCGTCTGGCAGCAGATCCGCCGCATCACCCTGCCGTCGCTGCGTCCGGTCAACCAGGTCCTGGTCCTGGTGCTGTTCCTGTGGACGTTCAACGACTTCAACACGCCGTTCGTCCTGTTCGGCAAGGCGGCGCCGGAAGCCGCCGACCTGATCTCCATCCACATCTACCAGTCGTCCTTCGTCACCTGGAACTTCGGCGCCGGCTCCGCGATGTCGGTCCTGCTGCTCCTCTTCCTGCTGCTGGTGACGGGCGTGTACCTGTTCGTGACCTCCCGGGCCACCAGGACCCCACGGGCGCCGCGGAAGCCCCAGGAAAGGAAGACGGCCGATGTCTAG
- a CDS encoding glycoside hydrolase family 3 C-terminal domain-containing protein, whose protein sequence is MGTSDEEIDRLLGKLTPRARALLLNGATTWRTRAEPAVGLRELVMSDGPSGVRGEAWDERSTSLLLPSASALAATWDDALVEDLGGLLAAEARRKGVDVLLAPTLNLHRSPLGGRHFECLSEDPELTGRIGAALVRGIQAHGVAATAKHYVANDSETDRLTVDVRVGERALREVYLAPFEAAVAAGVRLVMAGYNAVNGTTMTANALLTDPLKSEWGFDGVVVSDWGAVRGTADTARAGLDLAMPGPDGPWGEALARAVAEGGVPEAAVDDKARRLLRLAAWLGALDERDAFRTRDPDRPAASAVPLLPSGARDASVMPLPCGAEGPPYRDPSPGVEGSPGRGAGVSSTSAVSPGVDGAARRAPWPGAEGFPDRGPAHGAEPSGPGPRCAGDARALVRRAVAAGAVLLANRGVLPLDPERLGTVAVIGAHALRTRTQGGGSAGVFPRDEVSVLDGIRAELRGRARVVHVPGPRPDGPAPPVDPDTCTDPRSGLPGVLLRMLDADGRELYAERRRGGRLLEPRLVPGAHTVEIGARLRPRTGGSWSLGVAGFGRMSLTMDGRTLLAGDFPPPTDDPAVVHVNPPAQYVTADLTVGRDILVVARRELAPGTGRATVLVAAPPAPDVTASLAQAARAARAADAAVVVVGTTEHGESEGYDRTSLALGATQDALVRAVAAANPRTVAVVNSGGPVELPWREQAGAVLLAWFPGQEGGGGLADVLFGRAEPGGRLPTTWPAVLADAPVTRTRPEGGRLDYDEGLHLGHRGWLRHHRPPAYWFGHGLGYTTWLYEGLTVPPVARAGDDLTVRVRVRNTGARAGREVVQVYLARPASALDRPARWLAGYVAVRARPGEAVTATVRVPARALRHWSAAEHAWHTEAGPCRVLAGRSAGDVPLVADLEVVLPSSA, encoded by the coding sequence GTGGGGACGAGTGACGAGGAGATCGACCGGCTGCTCGGCAAACTGACACCACGTGCCCGCGCGCTGCTGCTGAACGGCGCCACGACCTGGCGCACGAGGGCGGAACCGGCGGTGGGCCTCAGGGAGTTGGTGATGTCGGACGGCCCGTCGGGCGTACGGGGCGAGGCCTGGGACGAACGGAGCACCTCCCTCCTGCTGCCCTCCGCCTCGGCGCTCGCCGCCACCTGGGACGACGCACTGGTCGAGGACCTCGGCGGCCTGCTCGCCGCCGAGGCCCGGCGCAAGGGCGTGGACGTCCTCCTCGCCCCGACCTTGAACCTGCACCGCAGCCCGCTGGGCGGCCGGCACTTCGAGTGCCTCTCCGAGGACCCCGAGCTGACCGGCCGGATCGGCGCCGCGCTGGTCCGCGGGATCCAGGCGCACGGCGTGGCCGCCACCGCCAAGCACTACGTGGCCAACGACTCCGAGACCGACCGCCTCACCGTCGACGTGCGAGTGGGCGAACGGGCGCTGCGGGAGGTCTACCTCGCCCCCTTCGAGGCGGCGGTGGCCGCCGGGGTCCGGCTCGTCATGGCGGGGTACAACGCGGTCAACGGCACCACGATGACCGCGAACGCCCTGCTCACCGACCCACTGAAGAGCGAGTGGGGCTTCGACGGCGTCGTCGTCTCCGACTGGGGCGCCGTGCGCGGCACCGCCGACACCGCCCGCGCCGGTCTCGACCTCGCCATGCCGGGCCCCGACGGCCCCTGGGGTGAGGCGCTGGCCCGCGCGGTGGCCGAGGGCGGCGTGCCCGAGGCGGCCGTCGACGACAAGGCACGGCGCCTGCTGCGACTCGCGGCGTGGCTGGGCGCGTTGGACGAGCGCGACGCGTTCCGGACGCGGGACCCGGACAGACCGGCTGCCTCGGCGGTCCCGCTTCTGCCGTCCGGCGCGAGGGATGCGTCGGTCATGCCTCTCCCGTGCGGCGCGGAGGGCCCGCCGTACCGGGATCCGTCGCCTGGCGTGGAGGGATCGCCGGGCCGGGGGGCGGGGGTCTCATCGACTTCGGCCGTCTCGCCGGGTGTGGACGGTGCGGCGCGCCGGGCTCCGTGGCCCGGTGCGGAGGGCTTCCCGGACCGGGGCCCGGCGCACGGTGCGGAGCCGTCCGGGCCCGGTCCGCGGTGTGCCGGGGACGCCCGGGCGCTGGTGCGTCGTGCCGTCGCCGCCGGTGCCGTGCTGCTGGCCAACAGGGGCGTCCTGCCGCTCGACCCCGAGCGCCTCGGGACCGTCGCCGTGATCGGCGCGCACGCTCTGCGGACCCGTACCCAGGGCGGCGGCAGCGCGGGCGTCTTTCCCCGGGACGAGGTGTCGGTTCTCGACGGCATCCGGGCCGAACTGCGCGGCCGGGCCCGCGTCGTGCACGTCCCAGGCCCCCGGCCGGACGGTCCCGCACCTCCAGTGGACCCGGACACCTGCACCGACCCGCGTTCGGGGCTGCCCGGCGTCCTGCTGCGGATGCTCGACGCGGACGGCCGCGAGTTGTACGCCGAACGGCGCCGCGGCGGGCGTCTGCTGGAGCCCCGCCTGGTGCCGGGCGCGCACACCGTCGAGATCGGCGCCCGGCTGCGCCCCCGCACCGGCGGCTCCTGGTCCCTGGGCGTGGCCGGCTTCGGCCGGATGAGCCTGACGATGGACGGACGCACTCTGCTGGCGGGCGACTTCCCGCCGCCCACCGACGACCCGGCGGTGGTGCACGTCAACCCGCCCGCCCAGTACGTCACGGCCGACCTCACCGTCGGCCGGGACATCCTGGTGGTGGCCCGCCGCGAGCTGGCACCCGGCACCGGCCGGGCCACCGTCCTCGTCGCGGCCCCGCCCGCCCCGGACGTGACCGCGTCGCTCGCCCAGGCCGCCCGCGCGGCGCGTGCGGCGGACGCCGCTGTCGTGGTCGTCGGCACCACCGAGCACGGGGAGTCGGAGGGCTACGACCGTACGAGCCTGGCGCTCGGCGCCACCCAGGACGCGCTGGTCCGGGCCGTCGCGGCCGCCAATCCGCGCACCGTCGCCGTCGTCAACAGCGGCGGCCCGGTGGAACTGCCCTGGCGGGAGCAGGCGGGCGCGGTGCTCCTGGCCTGGTTCCCCGGACAGGAGGGCGGCGGTGGACTGGCCGACGTGCTCTTCGGACGCGCCGAGCCAGGCGGCCGGCTGCCCACCACCTGGCCGGCGGTCCTCGCCGACGCGCCGGTCACCCGCACCCGCCCCGAGGGCGGCCGCCTCGACTACGACGAGGGCCTGCACCTCGGCCACCGGGGCTGGCTGCGCCACCACCGTCCGCCCGCCTACTGGTTCGGCCACGGGCTCGGCTACACCACGTGGCTGTACGAGGGGCTGACCGTCCCGCCGGTAGCCAGGGCGGGCGACGACCTCACCGTGCGCGTGCGGGTGCGCAACACCGGTGCGCGGGCGGGCCGGGAGGTCGTCCAGGTGTACCTGGCCCGGCCCGCGTCGGCTCTCGACCGTCCCGCCCGGTGGCTCGCCGGGTACGTGGCGGTGCGGGCGCGCCCGGGGGAGGCGGTGACGGCGACGGTGCGCGTCCCGGCGCGGGCCCTGCGCCACTGGTCGGCGGCGGAGCACGCCTGGCACACGGAGGCGGGGCCCTGCCGGGTGCTGGCCGGGCGGTCGGCGGGGGACGTGCCGCTGGTCGCGGACCTGGAGGTGGTGCTGCCGTCGTCCGCGTGA
- a CDS encoding ROK family protein — translation MARHGGRTVRDLRRESRSTVLQRLYFDGPMSRLALGSAAGLSSGSVSTVVAELMADGLVEEAGSLGADGGRPRTLVRVAAGRGRLVGVDVGETRVRVELFDLSMSELARTERVLPGHGSRSYDIGVVAGHILDGVAEVLGDEGGAQGRGELLGVGIGVPGIVEHTADGALVHGQTVGWDAVPLEALLRGSGRLPAHVPLFIENGARTLGQAEMWFGGGRGAHNAVVVLFGSGVGACVVTDEVEQGRAVEWGHLTVRVRGRRCRCGARGCLEAYAGAQALLARWREAGGQPPPGADEEAALTAMLAAARPGDGGEPDPVASRVLAETAEYLGAGLADLVNLFQPERILVGGWAGLQLGPAFLDSVRAHTLAHALRHPAGRVGIALGRLGPDAVTVGAAILPLAAFFARGGRRPPVDSPAPAPAWRAALGGRLAGQRGEG, via the coding sequence ATGGCCAGGCACGGCGGGCGCACGGTCCGTGACCTGCGGCGGGAGAGCCGCAGCACCGTTCTGCAACGGTTGTATTTCGACGGGCCGATGAGCCGGCTCGCGCTGGGCTCGGCGGCGGGCCTGAGTTCGGGTTCCGTCAGCACCGTGGTCGCGGAGCTGATGGCCGACGGACTGGTGGAGGAGGCGGGCAGCCTCGGCGCGGACGGCGGCCGGCCGCGCACCCTGGTCCGTGTCGCGGCGGGCCGGGGGCGCCTCGTCGGGGTCGACGTCGGCGAGACCCGCGTACGCGTGGAGCTGTTCGACCTGTCGATGTCCGAACTGGCCCGGACGGAGCGCGTCCTGCCGGGGCACGGGTCGCGCTCCTACGACATCGGTGTCGTCGCCGGGCACATCCTCGACGGGGTCGCGGAGGTGCTCGGCGACGAGGGCGGGGCGCAGGGCCGCGGTGAGCTGCTGGGGGTCGGCATCGGTGTCCCCGGCATCGTCGAGCACACGGCCGACGGCGCCCTGGTGCACGGTCAGACCGTCGGCTGGGACGCGGTCCCGCTGGAGGCGCTGCTGCGCGGCTCGGGCCGACTGCCCGCGCACGTACCGCTGTTCATCGAGAACGGCGCCAGGACGCTGGGGCAGGCCGAGATGTGGTTCGGCGGCGGACGCGGCGCGCACAACGCCGTGGTCGTGCTCTTCGGCTCGGGGGTCGGCGCGTGCGTCGTCACGGACGAGGTCGAGCAGGGCCGGGCGGTGGAGTGGGGTCATCTGACGGTACGGGTGCGGGGGCGCCGCTGCCGGTGCGGAGCGCGGGGCTGCCTGGAGGCGTACGCCGGGGCGCAGGCGCTGCTCGCGCGATGGCGTGAGGCGGGCGGACAGCCGCCGCCCGGCGCCGACGAGGAGGCCGCGCTGACGGCCATGCTGGCCGCGGCCAGGCCGGGCGACGGGGGCGAACCGGACCCGGTGGCGTCGCGGGTGCTCGCGGAGACCGCCGAGTACCTGGGCGCGGGGCTGGCGGACCTGGTCAACCTCTTCCAGCCCGAGCGGATCCTGGTGGGCGGCTGGGCCGGACTGCAACTGGGCCCGGCCTTCCTGGACTCCGTACGGGCCCACACGCTCGCCCACGCCCTGCGGCACCCCGCCGGGCGGGTGGGCATCGCGCTGGGCCGCCTCGGACCCGACGCGGTGACGGTGGGCGCCGCGATCCTGCCGCTGGCGGCGTTCTTCGCCCGCGGCGGCCGGCGTCCGCCGGTCGACTCCCCCGCGCCGGCCCCGGCGTGGCGGGCGGCCCTCGGGGGGAGGCTGGCGGGGCAGCGGGGCGAGGGATGA
- a CDS encoding TetR family transcriptional regulator — MAGRRRWSTEQILDAAAELLLAGDAETFSVRKLAAALGTDSSSLYRHFRNKTELLRAVADRILLSAMDGYRPEGDWKQRLTAVALRLREAFGQQPQLAAVWGRHGSGGTGSRLMMEEVLQALRASGLPDDEIPGCYHRLVILISSLITAEGGFGAVGTEEHEQGMEQFRVAVLGADPGRFPALAHFAREIRPLGADRGAAFDEILAAHLAHIEAAIP; from the coding sequence ATGGCAGGCCGAAGGCGCTGGTCGACCGAGCAGATCCTGGATGCGGCGGCGGAGCTGCTGCTCGCGGGTGACGCCGAGACGTTCAGCGTGCGCAAGCTCGCCGCGGCGCTGGGGACCGACTCCTCCAGCCTCTACCGGCACTTCCGCAACAAGACCGAGCTGCTGCGCGCGGTCGCCGACCGGATCCTGCTGTCCGCCATGGACGGCTACCGGCCCGAGGGTGACTGGAAGCAGCGCCTCACCGCCGTGGCCCTGCGGCTGCGGGAGGCCTTCGGGCAACAGCCGCAGCTCGCCGCGGTCTGGGGGCGCCACGGGTCCGGCGGCACGGGTTCCCGGCTGATGATGGAAGAGGTGCTGCAGGCCCTGCGCGCCTCGGGCCTGCCCGACGACGAGATCCCCGGGTGCTACCACCGGCTGGTGATCCTGATCTCCTCGCTGATCACCGCCGAGGGCGGATTCGGCGCCGTCGGTACCGAGGAGCACGAGCAGGGCATGGAGCAGTTCCGGGTCGCGGTGCTGGGCGCCGATCCCGGGCGCTTCCCCGCGCTGGCCCACTTCGCCCGCGAGATCCGCCCGCTGGGCGCGGACCGCGGCGCTGCTTTCGACGAGATCCTCGCCGCCCACCTCGCCCACATCGAGGCCGCGATCCCCTGA